In the Staphylococcus sp. IVB6240 genome, one interval contains:
- a CDS encoding ABC transporter permease/substrate-binding protein, which yields MNTFISTLAERKGELLSALLEHIELSFIALLIAVLIGVPLGILLTKTPKLSEPIINVAAVLQTIPSLALLGLMIPLFGIGTVPAVIALVIYALLPILRNTYTGIVGVDPSLIEAAKGIGMKPARRLLRVELPLAMPVIMAGVRTAMVLIIGTATLAALIGAGGLGDLILLGIDRNNTSLILIGAIPAALLAIAFDIILSILSRVSYRKMLGTLAAILIVMLGVSLAPMLANKNDEITVAGKLGTEPSIITNMYKIIIEEETDATVDVKDGMGKTTFLFNALKADEIDGYLEFTGTVLGELTKESPKSNEEKEVYQQAKTSLESKYDMTLLKPMKYNNTYALAVKRSFAEEHDLKTISDLKRVESEMKPGFTLEFNDREDGYPKVQKTYDLNFNQVKTMEPKLRYQAVEKGDINLIDAYSTDAELKQYDMVVLEDDQHVFPPYQGAPLFKQAFLDEHPEVVKALNQLEGKISDEEMQDMNYRVAEKGERPYDVAKDYLKKNHLID from the coding sequence ATGAATACATTTATTTCAACACTTGCTGAACGTAAAGGTGAACTACTCAGTGCATTACTTGAACATATTGAGCTATCCTTTATCGCATTACTCATTGCTGTGCTCATCGGTGTACCACTCGGTATTTTATTAACGAAAACACCGAAGTTATCAGAACCTATTATTAATGTGGCGGCTGTACTTCAAACGATTCCGTCGCTCGCTTTACTTGGTTTGATGATTCCATTATTTGGTATTGGGACAGTACCAGCTGTGATTGCACTCGTTATCTATGCGTTATTACCAATTTTGCGTAATACGTATACAGGCATTGTAGGCGTTGATCCATCGCTGATTGAAGCGGCAAAAGGGATTGGGATGAAGCCTGCACGTCGACTACTTCGTGTAGAACTGCCACTTGCAATGCCGGTTATTATGGCAGGTGTGCGTACTGCAATGGTTTTAATTATTGGAACAGCAACGCTCGCCGCATTGATTGGTGCAGGTGGTTTAGGTGACTTGATATTATTAGGTATCGATCGAAATAATACGTCATTGATTCTAATTGGTGCGATTCCCGCTGCATTACTTGCTATTGCATTTGATATTATTTTAAGTATACTCAGTCGCGTATCATACCGTAAAATGTTAGGGACACTTGCAGCAATCCTCATTGTGATGTTAGGTGTTTCATTAGCTCCTATGTTAGCGAATAAAAACGATGAAATTACAGTTGCAGGTAAGTTAGGAACAGAACCGTCTATTATTACAAATATGTATAAGATCATCATTGAAGAAGAAACAGATGCTACGGTTGATGTTAAAGACGGAATGGGGAAAACAACGTTCCTATTCAATGCTTTGAAGGCAGATGAGATAGATGGTTATTTAGAGTTTACAGGAACTGTGTTAGGTGAGCTAACGAAAGAATCACCAAAATCGAATGAAGAAAAAGAAGTATACCAACAGGCGAAAACAAGCTTGGAATCAAAATATGATATGACATTGCTTAAACCGATGAAATACAATAATACGTATGCATTGGCAGTGAAAAGATCATTTGCTGAAGAACACGATTTAAAAACAATCAGTGATTTGAAGCGTGTAGAGAGTGAGATGAAACCTGGATTTACATTAGAATTTAATGACCGTGAAGATGGCTATCCTAAAGTACAGAAGACATATGATTTGAATTTCAATCAAGTCAAAACAATGGAGCCGAAATTACGCTATCAAGCTGTTGAAAAAGGGGATATCAATTTGATTGATGCCTATTCAACTGATGCAGAATTAAAACAATATGATATGGTCGTATTAGAAGATGATCAACACGTGTTCCCACCATATCAAGGAGCACCTCTCTTTAAACAAGCTTTTCTTGATGAACATCCAGAAGTTGTCAAAGCATTGAATCAGCTTGAAGGTAAAATCTCAGATGAAGAAATGCAAGATATGAACTATCGTGTTGCAGAGAAAGGTGAGCGTCCTTACGATGTCGCAAAAGACTATCTAAAAAAGAATCACTTAATTGATTAG
- the queF gene encoding preQ(1) synthase — MSEGRSKEDLKDITLLGNQNNTYNFDYRPDVLESFDNKHQGRDYFVKFNCPEFTSLCPITGQPDFATIYISYIPNVKMVESKSLKLYLFSFRNHGDFHEDCMNIIMNDLIDLMDPHYIEVWGKFTPRGGISIDPYTNYGRPNSKYEKMAEYRMMNHDLYPETIDNR, encoded by the coding sequence ATGTCTGAAGGACGTTCAAAAGAAGACTTAAAAGATATCACATTACTTGGTAACCAAAATAATACGTACAACTTTGACTATCGTCCAGATGTCTTAGAGTCATTCGACAACAAGCATCAAGGTCGTGATTACTTTGTTAAATTTAATTGCCCAGAATTTACGTCACTGTGTCCAATTACTGGACAACCTGACTTTGCAACGATTTATATTTCATATATTCCAAATGTTAAAATGGTTGAGTCAAAGTCATTAAAACTTTATTTATTCAGTTTTCGTAATCATGGGGACTTCCATGAAGATTGTATGAACATTATTATGAATGACCTCATTGACTTAATGGATCCCCACTATATTGAAGTTTGGGGTAAATTCACGCCACGCGGTGGTATCTCAATTGACCCGTATACAAATTATGGTCGACCAAATAGTAAATATGAAAAAATGGCTGAATATCGTATGATGAATCATGATCTTTATCCAGAAACAATTGATAACCGCTAA
- the hisC gene encoding histidinol-phosphate transaminase, which yields MKSQISQLRAYTPGLSPEALKKKLGITGELHKLASNENVYGPSPKAKEAIKSHVDDLFLYPEPNAPLLQEVIATHYGVDQDQVVFGAGLDEMIVIISRTTIRSGDKVVTSEGTFGQYFHNAVVEDANIVQVPLQDGTFDLDGIAEAVDDETALVWICNPNNPTGTYHNADAIEAFIQKIPSHVTILFDEAYAEYVTADDYPDTIELMKKYDNIAMLRTFSKAYGLAGLRIGYMIAPMSLAEQLNVIRPPFNTTRLSEQAALAAFKDQTYLEKTVALNKEEREKFENIDTTLKLYPTQTNFIFVETDRVAELDEALLKAGIIARAFPNGVRITFGFPEQNTAIREVLSQF from the coding sequence ATGAAGTCACAAATTTCTCAGTTGCGTGCATATACGCCTGGTTTATCACCAGAAGCATTAAAGAAAAAGTTAGGCATTACAGGTGAGTTACATAAGCTTGCATCCAATGAAAATGTCTATGGCCCATCACCCAAAGCGAAAGAAGCCATTAAGTCACATGTAGATGACTTATTTTTATACCCTGAACCAAATGCGCCATTATTACAAGAGGTGATTGCGACACACTATGGTGTAGACCAAGACCAGGTTGTATTTGGTGCAGGTTTAGATGAAATGATTGTAATTATTTCACGTACTACCATTCGTTCTGGAGATAAGGTCGTAACGAGTGAAGGAACATTTGGTCAATATTTCCACAATGCTGTTGTTGAAGATGCTAATATTGTCCAAGTCCCTTTACAAGACGGGACTTTTGATCTAGATGGTATTGCAGAAGCTGTGGATGATGAAACGGCACTTGTATGGATTTGTAACCCGAATAATCCGACAGGTACATATCATAATGCAGATGCAATTGAAGCTTTTATTCAAAAAATACCATCTCACGTTACCATTTTATTCGATGAGGCCTACGCTGAATATGTGACAGCAGATGACTATCCAGATACGATTGAACTAATGAAAAAGTATGACAACATTGCAATGTTGCGCACATTCTCCAAAGCATACGGCTTAGCAGGGTTGCGTATTGGATATATGATTGCACCAATGTCATTAGCTGAACAACTCAATGTGATTCGTCCGCCATTTAATACAACACGTTTATCTGAACAAGCGGCTTTAGCAGCATTCAAAGATCAAACATATTTAGAAAAAACTGTGGCATTGAATAAAGAAGAACGTGAAAAGTTTGAGAACATTGATACAACATTGAAATTATATCCAACACAAACAAACTTTATTTTTGTCGAAACAGATCGTGTGGCAGAATTAGATGAAGCATTACTTAAGGCTGGAATTATTGCACGTGCCTTTCCAAATGGTGTGCGTATTACTTTCGGTTTCCCTGAACAGAATACAGCAATTCGTGAAGTGCTATCCCAATTTTAA
- a CDS encoding ABC transporter ATP-binding protein: MIKFENVSKRYGDKTVVDRVNIEVKEGEFFVLIGPSGSGKTTTMKMINRLIDLSEGYIYFKGKPVSDYSVYEMRWDMGYVLQQIALFPHLTIRDNIAQVPLMKQWKKQEIDARVDELLEMVGLPPEQYRDRMPSELSGGQRQRVGVVRALAADPPVILMDEPFSALDPITREKLQDDLLNLQSKIKKTIVFVTHDIEEAFKLGDRICLLNQGRVEQIGTPNEFVKTPKNEFVQQFIGDLTSVVLNHFTIGKIAELAGSPTSENETNLPIVHRGDAVSDVYRELATHEAVLIEVDGQRWRLTREDIFRFLSQNKGGDAR; the protein is encoded by the coding sequence ATGATTAAATTTGAAAATGTATCGAAACGTTATGGTGACAAAACAGTTGTCGATCGTGTCAATATAGAAGTAAAAGAAGGGGAGTTTTTTGTGCTTATTGGCCCTTCTGGTTCAGGTAAGACAACGACAATGAAAATGATTAATCGCTTGATCGACTTATCTGAAGGCTATATCTATTTTAAAGGAAAGCCAGTAAGTGATTATTCTGTGTACGAAATGCGTTGGGATATGGGGTATGTATTACAACAAATCGCTCTTTTCCCTCATTTGACCATTCGTGATAATATTGCGCAAGTCCCGTTGATGAAACAATGGAAAAAGCAAGAAATCGATGCACGTGTGGATGAATTATTAGAGATGGTTGGATTGCCACCCGAACAATATCGTGATCGAATGCCAAGCGAACTTTCAGGAGGACAACGTCAACGTGTAGGTGTCGTCCGAGCTTTGGCAGCAGATCCACCAGTTATATTGATGGATGAGCCATTTAGTGCATTAGACCCTATCACTAGAGAAAAGCTTCAAGATGATTTACTTAACTTACAGAGTAAAATAAAAAAAACGATTGTATTTGTAACACATGATATTGAAGAAGCATTTAAATTAGGAGATCGTATTTGTCTATTAAATCAAGGGCGTGTTGAACAAATTGGGACGCCGAATGAATTTGTTAAAACGCCTAAAAATGAATTCGTACAACAGTTCATTGGTGACTTAACAAGTGTCGTGCTCAATCATTTCACAATTGGTAAAATTGCTGAATTGGCAGGTTCACCGACTTCAGAGAATGAAACGAACTTGCCAATCGTCCATCGAGGAGATGCAGTCAGTGATGTCTATCGTGAACTTGCAACGCATGAAGCGGTGTTAATTGAAGTGGATGGCCAACGTTGGCGACTGACACGAGAAGATATATTCCGCTTCCTCTCTCAAAATAAGGGAGGTGATGCACGATGA
- a CDS encoding ABC-F family ATP-binding cassette domain-containing protein, which translates to MAAYKIEHLNKSFADKVIFDDLEFAVSDKERVGLVGINGTGKSSLLKVIAGMDEDFDGEVTHPKQYRIRYASQQHYLNEEMTVYDVVYSADTETLKAIKRYELATSQYAALQTDKALDEMMTAQSEMDRLAAWDYSAEIKTILSKLGIHDTTKRIGELSGGQQKRVVLARTLIEQPDLLLLDEPTNHLDFESIHWLINFVKSYPKTVVFVTHDRYFLNEVSTRIVELQRGKLSSYPGNYETYIEMRAEQEAVVAKQQTKQRALFKQELAWMRAGVKARTTKQQARQDRFKVLEAQVKSQHTQEKGSLNLAHSRLGKQVFELENIGKTINNRKLFDGLTTIIQKGVQIGIVGENGAGKTTLLNILAGEDTDYSGVLKVGQTVKVAYFKQTDERLKQDIRMIDFLREEQEVAKQQDGTTVSVTQLLEQFLFPTQTHGKKVYKLSGGEQKRLYLLRLLVHQPNVLLLDEPTNDLDTETLTILEDYIQTFGGTVITVSHDRYFLDKVVDYYWYVHDGQVDMILGRFEDYLAFKKEQEMAVEVQEKPVNTTSKKPKKRGLSYKEKREYELLLTRIDEAETRLSAIDEEMVAAVADYTVIQTLNDEKASLEIQYEQDMTRWSELEEIMEQ; encoded by the coding sequence ATGGCAGCGTATAAAATTGAACATTTAAATAAATCATTTGCTGATAAAGTGATATTTGATGACTTAGAATTTGCAGTTTCTGACAAAGAGCGTGTTGGTTTGGTAGGGATTAATGGAACAGGTAAAAGCTCTTTATTAAAAGTAATCGCTGGTATGGATGAAGATTTTGATGGTGAAGTGACACACCCTAAACAATACCGTATTCGTTATGCATCACAACAACATTATTTAAATGAAGAAATGACTGTATATGATGTCGTGTATAGTGCAGATACTGAAACATTGAAGGCCATTAAGCGATATGAGTTGGCAACATCACAATATGCAGCGTTACAGACAGATAAAGCTTTAGATGAAATGATGACAGCACAATCTGAAATGGATCGATTGGCCGCATGGGACTACAGTGCAGAGATTAAAACAATTTTATCGAAGTTAGGCATTCATGATACAACAAAACGTATTGGAGAGTTATCGGGTGGGCAACAAAAACGTGTGGTATTAGCACGAACATTGATAGAACAACCAGACTTACTCCTATTAGATGAGCCAACCAACCATTTAGACTTTGAATCGATTCATTGGTTGATTAACTTTGTAAAATCTTATCCGAAAACGGTTGTATTTGTTACGCATGATCGCTACTTTTTAAATGAAGTCTCGACACGTATTGTTGAGTTACAGCGTGGTAAACTATCATCGTATCCAGGAAATTATGAAACGTATATTGAAATGCGTGCGGAACAAGAAGCAGTTGTGGCAAAACAACAAACGAAACAACGGGCCTTGTTCAAGCAAGAACTAGCATGGATGCGTGCAGGCGTTAAGGCGAGAACTACAAAGCAACAAGCACGCCAAGATCGTTTCAAAGTGTTAGAAGCTCAAGTGAAATCACAACATACACAAGAAAAAGGATCATTGAATCTAGCACATTCACGATTGGGAAAACAAGTGTTTGAGTTAGAAAACATTGGTAAAACAATCAATAATCGTAAACTTTTTGATGGCTTAACTACAATTATTCAAAAAGGTGTGCAAATTGGTATTGTTGGAGAGAATGGTGCAGGTAAAACAACATTACTCAATATTTTAGCAGGTGAAGATACGGACTATAGTGGTGTATTAAAAGTGGGGCAAACAGTAAAGGTTGCTTACTTTAAACAAACGGATGAACGTTTAAAACAAGATATTCGTATGATTGACTTTTTACGTGAAGAACAAGAAGTGGCGAAACAACAAGATGGTACAACTGTTTCAGTCACACAATTATTAGAACAGTTTTTATTCCCAACACAAACACATGGCAAGAAGGTTTATAAATTGTCAGGTGGGGAACAGAAACGTCTATACTTATTACGCTTACTTGTTCATCAACCAAATGTGTTGCTACTAGACGAACCGACAAATGATTTAGATACTGAAACTTTAACAATATTAGAGGATTATATTCAGACATTTGGAGGAACAGTGATTACAGTGAGCCATGATCGCTATTTCTTAGATAAAGTGGTGGATTATTATTGGTATGTTCATGATGGTCAAGTCGATATGATACTTGGTCGTTTTGAAGACTATTTAGCTTTCAAAAAAGAACAAGAAATGGCTGTTGAAGTACAAGAAAAGCCAGTGAATACAACATCAAAAAAACCTAAGAAACGTGGGTTATCTTATAAAGAAAAACGTGAATATGAACTGTTACTAACAAGAATTGATGAGGCAGAAACACGCTTATCAGCAATTGATGAAGAGATGGTTGCTGCAGTTGCAGATTATACAGTAATTCAAACATTGAACGATGAAAAAGCCTCACTAGAAATACAGTATGAACAGGATATGACACGTTGGAGTGAACTAGAAGAAATTATGGAACAGTAA
- a CDS encoding 5'(3')-deoxyribonucleotidase, producing the protein MRESIGIDMDEVLADTLGAILDEFNRRTELGITIEAMIGQKIYNIMPEHKKLVREILEEDGFFGRLPVIKDAQEVVEKLAEKYDVYIVTAAMDVPTSFHDKYEWLLEHFPFLDPQQFVFCGRKNIAATDYLIDDNPKQLSIFKGKPLMFGAPHNQGNTDFERLENWREVEDYFLK; encoded by the coding sequence ATGAGAGAATCAATTGGAATTGATATGGATGAAGTTTTAGCGGACACATTAGGAGCGATTTTAGATGAATTTAATCGCCGAACGGAATTAGGCATTACCATTGAAGCGATGATAGGACAAAAGATATATAATATCATGCCTGAACATAAAAAATTGGTTCGTGAAATTTTAGAAGAGGATGGCTTCTTTGGGCGTTTACCGGTCATTAAAGATGCGCAAGAAGTTGTAGAAAAGTTAGCTGAGAAGTATGATGTATATATTGTTACTGCGGCAATGGATGTCCCTACTTCTTTCCATGATAAATATGAATGGTTACTTGAACATTTTCCATTTTTAGATCCACAGCAGTTTGTATTTTGTGGACGTAAAAATATTGCAGCAACAGATTATTTAATTGATGATAATCCAAAACAACTCAGTATTTTTAAAGGGAAACCATTAATGTTTGGTGCCCCACATAACCAAGGAAATACAGACTTTGAACGCTTAGAAAACTGGCGTGAAGTAGAAGACTACTTTTTAAAATAA
- the recQ gene encoding DNA helicase RecQ, whose translation MEEVLSHYFGYQKFRPGQREIISYVLDGQHTLGVLPTGGGKSLCYQVPGLKLSGTTLVISPLISLMKDQVDQLKTMGVSAAYLNSSQSTKEQQEIEAQLRAGEIKFLYVAPERLEQPRFVALLRRLSIALVAFDEAHCISKWGHDFRPSYQAVIHTVLALPQRFAIVALTATATAEVQQDIMQRLYIQSNHVVKTSIKRRNLIFEVNPTYQREKFVIQYIKQHAQASGIVYCATRKQVEALHNALEDAGVSATFYHAGRSAKEREAAQNDFLYDRTRVVVATNAFGMGIDKSNVRFVIHYNMPGDLESYYQEAGRAGRDGLESDCILLFTERDIGLHEYFITSSKADEDYQDKMGEKLTKMIHYTKTKQCLEATLVHYFEPNERLEECGHCSNCIAKNKTYDMTKEAKMIISCVARLNQQESYQTVIQVLRGEQSDYIQHQGFSDLSTYGIMKEYTTGELHHLIDEMRFKGYLNAQDEILLCDDTVKQILKDETQVHTTPFRRKSKEIVKINTVEGVDRKLLEQLLEVRQKLSDKLQVPPVNIFTDFTLEEFAKRKPTSKQDMIQIEGVGSYKLKHYCPAFLEVIQAYKTTA comes from the coding sequence ATGGAAGAGGTACTATCGCATTATTTCGGATATCAGAAATTTAGACCCGGACAACGAGAAATTATTTCATATGTTTTGGACGGACAACATACATTAGGTGTGTTACCAACTGGTGGTGGTAAATCTCTTTGTTATCAAGTACCAGGACTTAAATTATCTGGAACAACTTTGGTGATTAGTCCACTTATATCACTAATGAAAGACCAAGTTGATCAACTTAAAACGATGGGTGTTTCAGCTGCTTATTTAAATAGCAGCCAAAGCACCAAGGAACAACAAGAGATTGAAGCGCAGTTGCGTGCTGGAGAGATTAAGTTTTTATACGTTGCGCCAGAGCGATTAGAACAACCACGCTTTGTTGCGTTATTACGTCGCTTGTCAATTGCGTTAGTCGCATTTGATGAAGCACATTGTATTTCTAAATGGGGACATGACTTTCGCCCGAGTTATCAAGCTGTTATTCATACAGTACTTGCATTACCACAGCGCTTTGCAATCGTTGCATTGACAGCTACAGCAACAGCAGAAGTACAACAAGATATTATGCAGCGTTTGTATATTCAGTCGAATCATGTAGTTAAAACGAGTATTAAACGCCGTAACCTCATATTCGAAGTAAACCCAACATATCAGCGCGAAAAGTTTGTGATTCAATATATCAAACAGCATGCACAAGCTTCAGGTATCGTTTACTGTGCGACACGCAAACAAGTCGAGGCACTGCACAATGCATTAGAAGATGCAGGTGTCTCTGCCACGTTCTATCACGCAGGACGTTCAGCAAAAGAAAGGGAAGCGGCACAAAATGATTTCTTATATGATCGCACGCGTGTGGTTGTCGCAACGAATGCATTCGGTATGGGGATTGATAAATCAAATGTTAGATTTGTGATTCATTATAATATGCCGGGTGATTTGGAATCATATTATCAAGAAGCCGGGCGTGCTGGACGTGATGGTCTAGAAAGTGACTGTATTTTATTATTTACGGAACGCGATATTGGACTACATGAATATTTCATTACATCATCTAAAGCAGATGAAGATTACCAGGATAAAATGGGTGAAAAATTAACGAAAATGATCCATTACACTAAGACGAAGCAGTGCTTGGAAGCGACACTCGTTCATTATTTTGAACCGAATGAACGTCTTGAAGAATGTGGTCATTGTAGCAATTGTATTGCCAAAAATAAGACATATGATATGACGAAAGAAGCAAAAATGATTATTAGTTGTGTGGCCCGTCTAAACCAGCAAGAGTCATATCAAACAGTGATTCAAGTTCTGCGTGGTGAACAATCTGATTACATTCAGCATCAAGGATTTTCAGACTTGTCGACTTATGGCATTATGAAAGAGTATACGACCGGTGAGTTACATCACTTGATTGATGAAATGCGTTTTAAAGGTTATCTAAATGCGCAAGATGAGATTCTATTATGTGATGATACGGTGAAGCAAATACTTAAGGATGAAACACAGGTCCATACCACACCATTCCGACGTAAATCTAAAGAGATTGTTAAGATCAATACAGTGGAAGGCGTTGACCGAAAACTTTTAGAGCAACTCTTAGAAGTACGTCAGAAATTGAGTGATAAGTTGCAGGTACCACCTGTAAATATTTTTACAGATTTTACATTGGAAGAGTTTGCGAAACGAAAACCAACTTCAAAACAAGATATGATTCAAATAGAAGGTGTGGGAAGCTATAAACTGAAGCACTATTGTCCTGCCTTTTTAGAAGTCATACAAGCCTATAAAACAACTGCATAA
- a CDS encoding ZIP family metal transporter encodes MLNYIADSPPFVQALIAGLITWLLTALGAATVFLFKTVNQKILSSMQGFAAGIMIAASFWSLLQPAIESSSDSSYPWLPAAIGFLLGGIFIRSLDYVIPHMHRNAQDRSQKVEGVETGLSKNTLLFLAITLHNIPEGLAIGVAFGGVATGNEHATLLGALGLAIGIGIQNIPEGAALSLPMHAAGQSKWKSFNYGQGSALVEPVFATLGAAAVLIVTPILPYALAFAAGAMIFVVVEELIPDSQSGENTDLATLSLMLGFTIMMILDVALG; translated from the coding sequence ATGTTGAATTACATTGCCGATAGCCCACCATTTGTACAAGCACTTATTGCAGGATTAATTACATGGTTACTCACTGCACTTGGTGCCGCTACGGTATTTTTATTTAAAACAGTAAATCAAAAAATATTAAGTTCCATGCAAGGATTTGCAGCGGGTATCATGATTGCTGCAAGTTTTTGGTCATTATTGCAACCTGCCATCGAAAGCAGCTCAGATAGTTCGTATCCATGGTTACCTGCCGCAATTGGCTTTTTACTCGGCGGTATCTTTATTCGTTCTTTAGACTACGTGATTCCACATATGCACCGCAATGCGCAAGACCGCTCTCAAAAAGTTGAAGGGGTTGAAACTGGATTGAGTAAGAATACCTTACTTTTTCTTGCAATCACACTACACAACATTCCTGAAGGTCTCGCAATTGGTGTTGCATTTGGCGGAGTAGCAACTGGGAATGAACATGCAACATTACTTGGTGCATTAGGTCTCGCAATCGGTATTGGGATTCAAAATATTCCTGAAGGTGCTGCCCTTTCACTACCAATGCATGCTGCCGGCCAATCTAAATGGAAATCTTTTAACTACGGGCAAGGCTCTGCACTTGTAGAACCTGTTTTTGCGACGTTAGGTGCTGCAGCTGTTCTCATTGTCACACCTATCTTGCCTTATGCACTCGCTTTTGCTGCAGGTGCCATGATTTTCGTTGTCGTTGAAGAATTAATTCCCGACTCACAATCTGGTGAAAATACTGACCTCGCGACCTTGAGCTTAATGCTCGGATTCACAATTATGATGATATTAGATGTTGCATTAGGTTAA
- a CDS encoding peptide MFS transporter produces MSKHYTREEIINSTPRTGFFGHPKGLSTLFFTEFWERFSYYGMKAILAYYIYYSVAKGGFGLDQGVALQIVSMYGALIYMSGVIGGWIADRIIGTRHALFYGGILIMVGHILLSLPNNFTLLLVALLFLIIGTGLLKPNISSTVGLLYEKNDPRMDSAFTIFYMSINLGALISPLIIGWTQINIGFHAGFAIAAVGMFFGLLTYFLTNKKYLGLAGLEVPDPLTKEERSKFIKIISVVAVIIVVVCVVLSMMGQLNIANFANFVTFLGVGLPLFYFVKMLTSKKTADYERKRVYAYIPLFIASVAFWMIQEQGSTVLAQFADTKTQLDLAKVTGGLIDFHIPPAWFQSLNPLFIVAFAPLFSILWVKLGRFNPPTVLKFAIGVLLAGVSYLIMVIPLSTGAELINPFWLVASFLIVTLGELCLSPIGLSTTTKLAPEAFTAQMMSVWFLSNAMAQGINAQMVTVYTAISSNQYFLYSGSIALAIGVLLFIASPFIKNLMQGVK; encoded by the coding sequence ATGAGCAAACATTACACAAGGGAAGAGATCATTAACAGTACTCCACGTACGGGTTTCTTTGGTCATCCAAAAGGGCTGAGCACCCTGTTCTTTACAGAGTTTTGGGAGAGATTTAGTTACTATGGTATGAAAGCCATTTTAGCTTATTACATTTATTACTCTGTAGCCAAAGGTGGCTTCGGTCTTGATCAAGGCGTTGCACTTCAAATTGTATCTATGTATGGTGCGCTCATTTATATGAGTGGTGTTATTGGTGGTTGGATTGCCGACCGTATCATCGGTACACGACATGCGTTATTCTACGGTGGTATTCTCATCATGGTAGGTCACATCCTATTATCACTACCGAATAACTTCACACTCTTATTAGTCGCACTATTATTCTTGATTATCGGGACAGGTTTATTGAAACCAAATATTTCATCAACAGTCGGCTTATTATATGAAAAGAATGACCCAAGAATGGACTCAGCATTCACAATCTTTTATATGTCAATCAATCTAGGTGCTTTAATTTCACCTTTAATCATTGGTTGGACACAAATTAATATTGGATTCCATGCTGGATTTGCTATTGCAGCAGTCGGAATGTTCTTCGGATTACTTACATATTTTTTAACAAACAAAAAGTATTTAGGTTTAGCAGGGTTAGAAGTACCTGACCCATTAACGAAAGAAGAACGTTCAAAGTTTATCAAAATTATTAGTGTCGTTGCTGTCATCATTGTAGTTGTGTGTGTGGTACTCTCTATGATGGGACAACTTAACATTGCTAACTTCGCTAACTTTGTTACATTCTTAGGTGTTGGTTTACCATTATTCTATTTCGTTAAAATGCTTACAAGTAAAAAAACAGCAGACTACGAACGTAAACGTGTCTATGCATATATTCCATTATTTATCGCTTCTGTTGCATTCTGGATGATCCAAGAACAAGGTTCAACAGTGCTAGCACAGTTTGCTGATACAAAAACACAACTTGATTTAGCAAAAGTAACAGGTGGCTTAATTGATTTCCACATCCCACCTGCTTGGTTCCAATCATTGAACCCATTATTCATTGTTGCATTTGCACCATTGTTCTCAATTTTATGGGTGAAACTTGGACGCTTTAATCCACCAACTGTTCTTAAGTTTGCGATTGGTGTATTATTAGCGGGTGTTTCATACTTAATCATGGTTATTCCATTATCTACAGGTGCAGAATTGATTAATCCATTCTGGTTAGTAGCAAGTTTCTTAATCGTTACATTAGGTGAGCTTTGCTTATCACCAATTGGTTTATCAACAACAACTAAATTGGCACCTGAAGCCTTTACAGCGCAAATGATGAGTGTATGGTTCTTATCAAACGCTATGGCACAAGGTATCAATGCGCAAATGGTTACAGTTTATACAGCTATTAGCTCAAACCAATACTTCTTATATTCAGGAAGTATTGCCCTTGCCATCGGTGTGTTATTATTCATTGCTTCACCATTCATTAAAAACTTAATGCAAGGTGTTAAATAA